One window of the Oceanicaulis sp. genome contains the following:
- a CDS encoding sulfurtransferase yields MREPVAITAVQAMGTENPAFVEASWFMPASGRTGAEAFAARRVPGAVFFDIDQVCDPTSGLPHMAPGSARFARWLSENGLTGNERFIVYDQNGYAASARVWWTLRRFGCDARILDGGLDAWRKAGGAIESGEAKARPVSFERPIRLVRDDAVTSEDVLWHVNRRDALIVDARSKGRFEGTEPEPRAGLASGRIPGSINLPFQQVIGADGRLLAEDGLAKILPRTDRERRIITTCGSGVTAAILYAAFIRGGFRDVRLYDGSWADWGAREDLPVETGPVR; encoded by the coding sequence ATGCGCGAACCGGTGGCGATCACGGCTGTTCAGGCGATGGGCACGGAGAACCCCGCCTTCGTCGAGGCGAGCTGGTTCATGCCGGCCTCGGGCAGGACCGGCGCGGAGGCGTTCGCCGCGCGGCGCGTGCCGGGCGCGGTGTTCTTCGACATCGACCAGGTGTGTGATCCCACGTCGGGACTGCCGCACATGGCGCCGGGCTCGGCGCGGTTTGCGCGCTGGCTGTCGGAAAACGGGCTCACCGGGAACGAGCGCTTCATCGTCTACGACCAGAATGGCTACGCCGCCTCGGCGCGGGTCTGGTGGACGCTTCGCCGGTTCGGTTGCGACGCGCGCATTCTCGACGGCGGGCTGGACGCCTGGCGCAAGGCGGGCGGGGCGATCGAGAGCGGCGAGGCGAAGGCGCGGCCGGTCTCCTTCGAGCGCCCGATCCGGCTCGTCCGCGACGACGCGGTGACGTCCGAGGACGTGCTCTGGCATGTGAACCGGCGCGACGCGCTGATCGTCGATGCGCGCTCGAAGGGCCGGTTCGAGGGAACCGAGCCCGAGCCGCGCGCGGGCCTCGCCTCGGGGCGCATTCCCGGCTCGATCAACCTGCCCTTTCAGCAGGTGATCGGGGCCGACGGCAGACTGCTCGCCGAAGACGGGCTGGCGAAAATTCTGCCCCGGACCGATCGAGAGCGCCGGATCATCACCACCTGCGGGTCGGGCGTGACCGCCGCGATCCTCTACGCCGCCTTCATCCGCGGCGGGTTCCGTGACGTGCGGCTCTATGACGGCAGCTGGGCGGACTGGGGCGCGCGCGAGGACCTGCCGGTGGAGACCGGGCCGGTGCGGTGA
- a CDS encoding mechanosensitive ion channel family protein, with the protein MVQEQPNQPGEPPVTDEEITETVTRGVSRLGEGWRDLVDWVQANEEIALTAAGVAVGAYLIMLAVRMILHAVLKRVGHKDETAFPAIVGRAVGKINSLFLLVVAVYIAMRLYDVPGVFTEVTRWLVVVAAVLQVSALAQEIAVSLLQRKAARSGAGGSDLSNAVSVLKWLIIGAIWILTIIVLLDTAGVQVTALIAGLGVGGIAIGLAAQGIFSDLFASLSILFDKPFKKGDFVVFGTISGTVEEIGLRTTRIRSLSGEQISVSNTDLISERVHNFQRLMRRRFVMNIGVLYQTPADVIEAIPRWIREDFEKIETLTFDRAHFSGFGDSSLNFEIVFWVEAPDYVTFMDKRQEAGLAIMRRFAKEGVDFAYPTRTLFIAGPGGDAIDPREQAGA; encoded by the coding sequence ATGGTCCAGGAGCAGCCCAACCAGCCCGGCGAACCGCCGGTCACCGACGAGGAGATCACCGAGACGGTGACGCGCGGCGTGTCGCGTCTGGGCGAAGGCTGGCGCGATCTGGTGGACTGGGTGCAGGCCAACGAAGAGATCGCCCTCACCGCCGCGGGCGTGGCCGTAGGCGCCTATCTGATCATGCTGGCCGTGCGGATGATCCTGCACGCGGTGCTCAAGCGGGTCGGCCACAAGGACGAGACCGCCTTTCCCGCGATCGTCGGCCGGGCGGTGGGCAAGATCAATTCGCTCTTCCTGCTGGTCGTCGCGGTCTATATCGCGATGCGGCTCTACGACGTGCCGGGCGTGTTCACCGAGGTGACGCGATGGCTGGTCGTCGTCGCCGCGGTCCTGCAGGTCAGCGCGCTGGCCCAGGAGATCGCGGTCAGCCTTCTGCAGCGCAAGGCCGCACGATCAGGCGCGGGGGGCTCTGATCTCTCAAACGCGGTGAGCGTGCTGAAATGGCTGATCATCGGCGCGATCTGGATCCTCACCATCATCGTGCTTCTGGACACCGCCGGGGTCCAGGTCACCGCCCTCATCGCCGGTCTCGGCGTGGGCGGCATCGCCATCGGTCTGGCCGCCCAGGGCATATTCTCCGACCTCTTCGCCTCGCTTTCGATCCTGTTCGACAAGCCCTTCAAGAAAGGCGACTTCGTCGTGTTCGGGACGATCTCGGGCACGGTGGAGGAGATCGGCCTGCGCACCACGCGCATACGCTCGCTGTCGGGCGAGCAGATCTCGGTGTCCAACACCGATCTGATCAGCGAGCGCGTGCACAACTTCCAGCGCCTGATGCGCCGGCGCTTCGTGATGAACATCGGGGTGCTCTACCAGACCCCGGCGGACGTGATCGAGGCGATCCCGCGCTGGATCCGGGAGGACTTCGAAAAGATCGAGACCCTCACCTTCGACCGGGCGCACTTCTCCGGCTTCGGCGACAGCTCGCTGAATTTCGAGATCGTGTTCTGGGTCGAGGCGCCCGACTACGTCACCTTCATGGACAAGCGCCAGGAAGCGGGCCTGGCGATCATGCGCCGCTTCGCCAAGGAGGGCGTGGACTTCGCCTATCCCACCCGCACCCTGTTCATCGCCGGGCCGGGCGGAGACGCGATCGACCCAAGAGAGCAGGCGGGGGCTTAG
- a CDS encoding helix-turn-helix transcriptional regulator, whose protein sequence is MTDQSITRADNVFAALGVENPEEHALKAELVVRLKAVMDERAITQTAAARMTGVAQPDLSNLLRGRFKGFSVERLLSLLTALGQDVEIRLSPRPADAGPASVRVVDGSEAA, encoded by the coding sequence ATGACGGATCAATCCATCACGCGCGCCGACAACGTGTTTGCCGCTCTGGGCGTCGAGAACCCGGAGGAGCACGCGCTGAAAGCGGAGCTGGTCGTCAGGCTGAAGGCTGTCATGGACGAGCGTGCAATCACCCAGACGGCCGCAGCGCGGATGACCGGGGTTGCGCAACCCGACCTCTCCAACCTGCTGCGCGGGCGTTTCAAGGGTTTCTCGGTGGAGCGTCTCCTCAGCCTGCTCACCGCATTGGGTCAGGATGTGGAGATCAGGCTCAGCCCGCGTCCGGCGGACGCTGGTCCGGCCTCGGTGCGTGTGGTGGACGGTTCGGAGGCCGCCTGA
- the tyrS gene encoding tyrosine--tRNA ligase — translation MSLILADPTATPFLEDLEARGLLNQKTPELTDDLIEKDRPPLYVGFDPSAASLHAGNLIPLLGMDRYRRRGGQVIVLLGGATGLIGDPSGKDTERSLQAEATVQANIDSQRRQFEALFAATDGPAPIFVNNADWYRDMDVIGFLREVGKHFSVNAMLQKDSVKNRIENREQGISFTEFSYQLLQGFDFVHLHRDHGCMIQMGGSDQWGNIVGGVDLLRRMEGVQGHALTYPLLTNSEGKKYGKSEKGAVWLDPDLTSPYEFYQFWLNSADADAPRFLAWLTDIDLEALEALKAAPAHERRPQKALAELLTARVHGADQAALAEEASAVIFRGRAETMTDGLVSMIARAVPTVNATEAEPLPLIDALVAGDAPACASKGEARRLLKQNAVAVNGQKLQDEQADLREHKAGAGAAIVSVGKAKRFLVRFA, via the coding sequence ATGAGCCTGATACTCGCCGACCCGACCGCGACGCCCTTTCTTGAAGATCTCGAAGCCCGCGGCCTTCTCAATCAGAAGACCCCCGAGCTGACCGACGATCTGATCGAAAAGGATCGCCCGCCGCTTTATGTCGGGTTCGATCCCAGCGCGGCGAGCCTTCATGCCGGAAATCTCATCCCGCTTCTGGGCATGGACCGATACCGACGGCGCGGCGGACAGGTGATCGTGCTGCTGGGCGGGGCGACCGGGCTGATCGGGGACCCGTCGGGCAAGGACACCGAGCGCTCGCTGCAGGCCGAGGCGACGGTGCAGGCCAATATCGACAGCCAGCGCAGGCAGTTCGAGGCGTTGTTCGCCGCCACCGACGGCCCGGCGCCGATCTTCGTGAACAACGCCGACTGGTATCGCGACATGGACGTGATCGGCTTCCTGCGCGAGGTCGGCAAGCACTTCTCGGTCAACGCGATGCTGCAGAAGGACTCGGTGAAGAACCGCATCGAGAACCGCGAACAGGGCATCAGCTTCACCGAGTTCTCCTACCAGCTCCTGCAGGGCTTCGACTTCGTGCACCTGCACCGCGACCATGGCTGCATGATCCAGATGGGCGGCTCGGACCAGTGGGGCAATATCGTCGGCGGGGTCGATCTCCTGCGGCGGATGGAAGGCGTGCAGGGTCACGCCCTGACCTACCCGCTGCTGACCAATTCCGAGGGCAAGAAGTACGGCAAGTCGGAAAAGGGCGCGGTCTGGCTCGATCCCGACCTGACCAGCCCCTACGAGTTCTACCAGTTCTGGCTCAACAGCGCGGACGCCGACGCGCCGCGCTTCCTGGCCTGGCTGACCGACATCGACCTTGAAGCACTCGAAGCGCTGAAAGCCGCGCCCGCCCATGAGCGCCGGCCCCAGAAAGCGCTGGCGGAATTGCTCACCGCGCGCGTGCACGGCGCCGATCAGGCCGCGCTGGCCGAGGAGGCGAGCGCGGTGATCTTCCGCGGTCGGGCCGAGACGATGACCGACGGCCTTGTCTCGATGATCGCGCGCGCAGTCCCGACGGTGAACGCGACGGAGGCCGAGCCCCTGCCGCTCATCGACGCGCTGGTCGCCGGGGATGCGCCCGCCTGCGCCTCCAAGGGCGAGGCGCGCCGGCTGCTCAAGCAGAACGCGGTCGCGGTCAACGGTCAGAAACTGCAGGACGAACAGGCCGATCTGCGCGAGCACAAGGCCGGCGCAGGCGCGGCCATCGTCTCGGTCGGCAAGGCCAAGCGGTTCCTGGTGCGTTTCGCCTAA
- a CDS encoding glycosyltransferase family protein, translating to MTSAVIVQARMGSTRLPGKVLEDLGAKTALARCLNRCKTIPGVDLVVCAIPDTAENDPVAEEAADNGVMVVRGDEHDVLSRYARAAREAGADTVMRITSDCPFIDPVLAGGVLSLLKDSRADYASNNAPALFPHGLDCEAFSAELLFEADRKAADPFEREHVTPWIRNHPRLSHVNLRGPGGGLERLRWTLDKPEDLAFFRAVFEAMGERAATAGAAELAGLCLRRPDIVAINAGQCDAARLSADYPATRQTRPVPLGLAA from the coding sequence ATGACCAGCGCCGTGATCGTGCAGGCCCGGATGGGCTCGACCCGGCTTCCGGGCAAGGTGCTCGAAGATCTCGGCGCGAAGACCGCGCTGGCTCGCTGCCTCAATCGCTGCAAGACGATTCCCGGCGTCGACCTGGTGGTCTGCGCGATCCCCGACACCGCTGAAAACGATCCCGTCGCCGAAGAAGCCGCCGATAACGGCGTCATGGTCGTGCGCGGCGACGAGCACGACGTGCTCTCGCGCTACGCCAGGGCCGCCCGCGAGGCGGGCGCGGACACGGTGATGCGCATCACCTCCGACTGCCCCTTCATCGATCCGGTGCTCGCCGGCGGGGTTCTGTCGCTTCTGAAAGACAGCCGCGCGGACTACGCCAGCAACAACGCACCGGCGCTGTTTCCTCACGGGCTCGACTGCGAGGCGTTCTCCGCCGAGCTGCTTTTCGAGGCCGACCGCAAGGCCGCCGATCCGTTCGAGCGCGAGCACGTCACGCCCTGGATCCGCAATCATCCCCGGCTGTCCCACGTCAATCTGCGCGGTCCGGGCGGCGGGCTGGAGCGGCTGAGATGGACGCTCGACAAGCCTGAAGACCTCGCCTTCTTCCGCGCCGTGTTCGAGGCGATGGGCGAGCGCGCGGCAACCGCCGGCGCTGCCGAGCTCGCAGGGCTGTGCCTCAGGCGCCCGGACATCGTGGCGATCAACGCAGGCCAGTGCGACGCCGCCCGGCTTTCGGCGGATTATCCCGCCACCCGGCAGACCCGGCCCGTGCCGCTGGGCCTCGCCGCGTAG
- the pseB gene encoding UDP-N-acetylglucosamine 4,6-dehydratase (inverting) produces the protein MNLDGKTILVTGGTGSFGTCFTETVLREFKPKKLIIFSRDELKQYEMAQRFDPAVHKCLRYFIGDVRDEARLDMAMREVDVVVHAAALKHVPIAEYNPFECIKTNVIGAQNVVSAAIKRGVKHVVALSTDKAASPINLYGASKLASDKIFTAAQAMGGGNGPVFSVVRYGNVVGSRGSVVPFFKKLVAEGADHLPITDERMTRFWITLPQGVNFVLSALGMAKGGEVFVPRIPSMATVDLARSIAPELPHKVVGIRPGEKLHEVMVPEDDARTTVEIDDRYVILPGHDARVREAWLADGALPVAEGFAYASNTNPERLDARALQSLLQARLAG, from the coding sequence ATGAATCTCGACGGCAAGACGATCCTGGTGACCGGCGGGACCGGCTCGTTCGGGACCTGCTTCACCGAGACCGTTCTGCGCGAGTTCAAGCCGAAAAAGCTGATCATCTTCTCGCGCGACGAGCTCAAGCAGTACGAGATGGCCCAGCGCTTCGACCCGGCCGTACACAAATGCCTGCGCTATTTCATCGGCGACGTACGCGACGAGGCGCGGCTGGACATGGCGATGCGCGAGGTCGACGTGGTGGTGCACGCCGCCGCGCTCAAGCACGTGCCGATCGCGGAATACAATCCGTTCGAGTGCATCAAGACCAACGTCATAGGCGCGCAGAACGTGGTCAGCGCGGCGATCAAGCGCGGGGTGAAACATGTCGTCGCCCTGTCCACCGACAAGGCGGCGAGCCCGATCAATCTGTACGGCGCCTCGAAGCTGGCGTCGGACAAGATCTTCACCGCCGCCCAGGCGATGGGCGGAGGGAACGGACCGGTCTTCTCGGTCGTGCGCTACGGCAACGTGGTCGGCTCGCGCGGTTCGGTCGTGCCGTTCTTCAAGAAGCTCGTCGCCGAAGGCGCCGATCACCTGCCCATCACCGACGAGCGCATGACCCGGTTCTGGATCACCCTGCCCCAGGGCGTGAATTTCGTGCTCTCCGCGCTGGGCATGGCAAAGGGCGGCGAAGTGTTCGTGCCGAGAATCCCCTCCATGGCCACGGTCGATCTCGCCCGCTCCATCGCGCCGGAACTACCCCACAAGGTGGTCGGCATCCGCCCCGGCGAGAAGCTGCACGAGGTGATGGTGCCCGAGGACGACGCGCGCACCACCGTGGAGATCGACGACCGCTACGTCATCCTGCCCGGCCATGACGCGCGGGTGCGCGAGGCCTGGCTCGCCGACGGCGCACTGCCCGTGGCCGAAGGCTTCGCCTACGCCTCGAACACCAATCCCGAACGCCTCGACGCGCGGGCACTGCAGAGCCTTTTGCAGGCCCGGCTCGCCGGCTAG